The Balneola vulgaris DSM 17893 DNA window TCGCTGAACCGCTATGGGATCAAGAAGGATTATTGATAGCGGACCTAGACCTTTCTGACATCCCTCGTGCTAAGCTCGATTTTGATCCTGTTGGCCACTATTCCAGAGATGATGTATTCCGTTTAGAAAAACTTCGTTAGTCCCTACTCTTCCCAATATGCATAAATAACCGTGTCACCCACCGTGATTCGATCTACGACTTCCATACCTGAGATGACTTCTCCATAAATAGTGTAACTCCCATTTAAGTGAGGAGCCCAAGTGTGCATCACAAAATATTGACTACCCTCTGTGTCGACACCCGAACTTGCCACGCCTGCTTTTCCTCTAAAATAATGCTGTGCACTTCCTTCGGTTGGCACGGTATATCCAGGGCCACCAAAACCTCGACCCGTTTCAACATCTCCACCTTGAATTACAAAGTTGGGCACCACTCGATGGAATGCAACACTGTCATAGCTATCGGAAGTGATTAAACTATCCATTCCTGAAATGGTAGCGGGTGCTGTATACACATCCATTTTAATTTTGATGGTGCCTTTGTTGGTATCCAGAATTAAAATCGGATTAGGACCTAATTCAGCTAATCTTTCCCAATCAATTTTTCTAAAACTTACCACACTTGGCGAACCCGTTAGCCCTTCCCATTCTTGTCTCAATAACACATCATTTAAGTCTGTGTTATTTTGAGCAAACAGCTCATTAATAAATTCATTAGCTCTCTCTTCATATCGCTCTTTTAGGATGAATGTTACTGAGCTATACATGCTAAGATGATCACCCACTGCTTTATCATCCAACAGCACTATTAAGGCATCAAAATCCTCTTCCGTAAGTACAGCCTCGTCAGTAATGAGCGCTCTTAACATATATGCACGATCTCCATTATTTAAGGCTTGAAACAACTGATCTTTAACTATGTCAGCTCGTTCATCAGTTTTGAAATCATCCTCTACATTTGCCCAAAAAGCATTCAATTCAGACATCAACATGCTTAAAAGCAAGCCGTTGGATGCTTCAATCTCAGATACTAATTGATTAAAAACTTCTTCGTCACTCCAAACCTTTTTTAATACTCTATATCGAATATTCTGCAAGTATGGATCTGATTTACCAACATCTTTCATACGGTCGGTATAGCGCTCTGGCCTTACAATAGAATTCCAGCCATATAGTCTTAAACGAGCATCTACTTCCGTATTTAAGGCTGTATAGTTTAGAGTAGAGTTTTCAATACGCTCAGAGATTGTATCATTTGCAGCTAGTGCAATAAGCGCCTGCTCAACAACCAATGGATTTGAATGTTGTACAAATCCATTGAGCGCAACCGTAGTATATTTCACAGGCTCATGTCTTTGTATACCTCGCAGCATCTCCAAGGCCAATTCAATATCCATCGTATTGAATTCATCTTTAACAAAATGATGAAATACCATTGTGGCATTATCTTTCATCAACATTTTGGTTAAATAACGGTTAGCCCCAGCTTCATCAGGGTAAAAGTTAATCCATGAATCTATTATGTGTTGTTGAACTTCTTTACTTAACTCTTCATCACTTCTATAGAATCCATACAAATACGCCTGACTTATACTTGATCTCGGATACCTTAATGCACGATCAATAATCTTGATTTTATAAGTATCGTCCAGTTCTACGTTCATAGAAATGCGGCCTATTGCATAAGCTAACTCTAAGTGTATTTCTTCTACCATAGGTGGCTGCCGTTGCATCAAAAAATCTAGTGATCTTTTATTTCCATGCACCGCTAATGCCGACATCAATCCCACATTCAGTGTATCCGATTCCGCAAACCAATTATTTAAACGCTCAACATCATCCTCAGATAATTCTTTATTCCATAGCGAAGCCCAAGCTGTTTTATGGTTCGCTTCTGCCACTTGAGATACATAAGCGCTTACATCTTCTACTGGAGTATTAATCATTGCATTCCAAGCTTGAGTCACAACCTCTTCATCTGGATGTGATGCAAAACTCAAAATCTTTTCCGCGTCACGTGCATACACGGCCTCATATAACGCCGGATATTCCTCTGTGATAATTCGTTCGAATTCAGGATTTGAAGTACAAGCTCCTGCCATTGTTACGCTAAAAAGGAGCACAAAAAGTTTATACATATTTTGTACACATTTTGTATTGACCTTCATGAAATATCTTCTTTTATTGCACATACTTTATACATTAAGCTATTGATTATGGATAATGCGCATCTGACTAGAAAGCAAAAAGAATTCTTCGAGTACATTGTAGACTATAAAAAAGAATACGATGTATGGCCCACTTATAGAGAGATAGCCGATCATTTCGGATATCGCTCCCCTAATAGTGTTACTCAAAATATTCAGGCCCTTTTGAAGAAAGGCTACCTAATCAAACGTAACGACGAAGAATACGACCTTCCATCTGAAAAGAAAAAAACATTACTGAATGAATCTGAAGAAAAAGATGGAATCCCAATTCGGGGGCTTATTGCAGCTGGTTATCTCCAAGAAGCTGTAGAAGCAGATCTAGGGAGTATCACTATGGAGTCTTTATTCCCAAATCTCGACAAGTTATTCGCCTTGCGTGTGTCTGGTTTCAGCATGAAGGATGTGAATATCTATGATGGCGACTTAGTGCTATTGATGGATGACGATGTAAAAAATGGAGACATCGGAGCCGTACTTTACGATGGCGAAACGAGCTTAAAAAAGATCTTTTGGGATCAAAATGGACTTCGCCTTGAAGCAGCTAATGAAGACTATGACGATATCATCGTTGAGCCTGATGTATTTGAAGAAGTACGCATCATTGGTAAGTATATTGGTCATATCAATAAGCAAGGTTTCCAACGGGCTACGGCAAAAGTAGCTTAATCATACCCCATGAAATGTAGTGTATACATCGCTGTATCTGTTGATGGGTATATAGCTCGAAAAGATGGAAGCCTTGATTGGCTTCCTGGTGCCGACCCCAATGAACAATCAAATACTCCTGCTGAAGACTACGGCTACCATGCTTTTATACAAAGTGTAGATGCTTTAGTGATGGGCCGTAACACCTTTGAAATGATTCAATCCTTTGGTAGCTGGCCTTATCCCATGGATGTTTTTGTACTTACAAACCGACCGTTGGACAAGCTACCCGACGGGGTAACCAATATTTATGCCGTGCAAGGCTCCCCTTCTGATGTAGTGGAACAAATCCAACAAAAAGGGCATCAGCATTTATACATTGATGGCGGCGATACCATTCAGCAATTTTTAAAAGCAAATCTAATTAGTGAACTCATCCTTACTAAAGTTCCAGTACTCATTGGGCAGGGTATATCTCTTTTTGGTGATAGCGATCTTGGTAAGGATATCCCATTGAAGCACTTATCCTCTCAAAGTTATGAGAATGGATTTGTACAAAGCCATTACCAAATAATAAGTACTTAAGGCGATATTAATCGGATTTACGGTAGTAATGGCCATCAAAAACTACGCGCCAAGTATTCCCTGCATCAGTTGACTGTTCCCACACTTGGTTTACATAGTCTTCCGATTTCTTGTAAAAGCTTAGTTTATTTTGAACCAGTTGCCCGTTTTGGTTGAGCGTAGTAGCAGAATAGATTAGCGCTTGAGCCTCAGGGTCAAAAGAGCCTTCGAATTCTATCGGAAGACCATTCGTATCAATCCATTTTTGATTCCACTTGGCTGTGAAAGGATTGTAGTAGTTAAAACTTTTACCTGCATATCCCGGGTTGTTACTTGTCCAGTTTTCAAAAATTACGCAATCATTCAAGATCAATTCTACTTTACTGGTACCAAGTTGTGTACCGTTAGCATCAAGTACATTCCAATCACCCACCCAGAAATCGAATTGTCGATGTTCAGGAGTGTTACAAGCATTATTTGAGCCCTGACCATAACCCTGTAATGAATGGAAACTCATCAAAAAAAATAGGGCTATGGAAAGGAGGAGTCTCATTCTATTTCTGTTCTTTAACGGTAATTAATTTACCATTGGCATCTTTGCGAGCGTTGTGCAATTGCGAGTCCTTAATCCATGCTCTTCCGCCATCATGCTGAAGTCTTTTAGTATTCTTATATTTGAACGCTTGTTCGTGTAAGCTTGGTAATTTCTTCATAGGGATAGTTTTTTAAGTTCATGGAGAATTTAATGCTTCAAAATATAAAGAACAGTGTCTTTTTTACTTTGTTTTATCTTAACTATCGCTTATCTTTGCAAGCTCTAGAAAAATCCAAAAAAGAAATTAGATACCATTATGTACGCTATAGTCCAAATCGGCGGACATCAATACAAAGTAGCTGAGAATGATGTGCTTTTTGTTGATAAGCAAAACACTGACGACAAAACAGTTACTTTTGATAGTGTTCTTTTATTGAAAGACGAAAAAGGTGCTGTAAAAATTGGAACTCCGGTTGTTGAAGGAGCTTCTGTTACCGCCACCATCGTTGACACCGTTAAAGCTGATAAAGTTCTTGTTTTCAAGAAGAAAAGAAGAAAAGGTTATCAAAAACTGAACGGACACAGACAGGTAATGTCTCAGATCCAGATTGATGCTATTTCAGCTTCAGGTTCATCTAAGAAAGCGGCTTCCAAAAAAGCAGCTCCTAAGAAAGAAGAAGCAGAAGCCAAAGCAGAAACTTCTGATCTTAAATCATTAACCGTAGCTGAGCTTAAAGCACTTGCTTCTGAAAGAGGTCTTACTGGATACTCTAGCATGAAGAAGGCTGAGCTTATCGAAGCGTTAAGTTAATTTCAACCTATAATACCTACGTATAATGGCACATAAGAAAGGTCAAGGTTCTACCCGTAACGGTCGTGATTCAGAAAGTAAACGCTTAGGCGTTAAGAAATTTGGCGGTGAGCTAGTTCGTTCTGGTAATATCATCGTTCGCCAAAGAGGAACTAAGTTCCACCCAGGCAAAAACGTAATGAGAGGCGGAGACGATACTCTCTTTGCAGTTTCTGACGGTCACGTTAACTTCAGCGTAAAAGCTGGTGGACGTAAGTTTGTAAATGTAGAGCCAGCCGGATAACCCGGTCGAAAAGATTTAAGCCCCGCGCATTCAATGTTCGGGGCTTTTTTTATACCTTCTATGCATGAGTAAATTTATCCTCCCCGGCACTACTTTATCTGCAAACAACGTATTCTGCATTGGCAGAAACTATGCGGATCATGCAAAAGAATTAAACAATCCCGTGCCCTCCGCACCTATTGTGTTTCTTAAACCGAATAGTAGCCTCTGCACTCAAGATACTCCCATCGTGCTTCCTTCTGTAAGCTCTGATGTTCACCATGAAGTTGAGCTAGTACTAGCCATTGGCAAGACGGGTAAAAACATTAAGGAAGAGGACGCTCAAGATTTTATACATAGTGTAGGACTTGGGATAGATTTTACGGCAAGAGATATTCAGCAAAAAGCCAAAGAAA harbors:
- a CDS encoding fumarylacetoacetate hydrolase family protein, with product MSKFILPGTTLSANNVFCIGRNYADHAKELNNPVPSAPIVFLKPNSSLCTQDTPIVLPSVSSDVHHEVELVLAIGKTGKNIKEEDAQDFIHSVGLGIDFTARDIQQKAKEKGHPWSVAKGFDTFAPVSNFIPSQEIDFSNSDIQLSVNGSTRQSGNTSDMLFSIPKLIAYLSTIFTLNEGDLIFTGTPAGVAAIKSGDVLKASLNDSQITLDVQVS
- the rpmA gene encoding 50S ribosomal protein L27: MAHKKGQGSTRNGRDSESKRLGVKKFGGELVRSGNIIVRQRGTKFHPGKNVMRGGDDTLFAVSDGHVNFSVKAGGRKFVNVEPAG
- a CDS encoding peptidylprolyl isomerase, which gives rise to MKVNTKCVQNMYKLFVLLFSVTMAGACTSNPEFERIITEEYPALYEAVYARDAEKILSFASHPDEEVVTQAWNAMINTPVEDVSAYVSQVAEANHKTAWASLWNKELSEDDVERLNNWFAESDTLNVGLMSALAVHGNKRSLDFLMQRQPPMVEEIHLELAYAIGRISMNVELDDTYKIKIIDRALRYPRSSISQAYLYGFYRSDEELSKEVQQHIIDSWINFYPDEAGANRYLTKMLMKDNATMVFHHFVKDEFNTMDIELALEMLRGIQRHEPVKYTTVALNGFVQHSNPLVVEQALIALAANDTISERIENSTLNYTALNTEVDARLRLYGWNSIVRPERYTDRMKDVGKSDPYLQNIRYRVLKKVWSDEEVFNQLVSEIEASNGLLLSMLMSELNAFWANVEDDFKTDERADIVKDQLFQALNNGDRAYMLRALITDEAVLTEEDFDALIVLLDDKAVGDHLSMYSSVTFILKERYEERANEFINELFAQNNTDLNDVLLRQEWEGLTGSPSVVSFRKIDWERLAELGPNPILILDTNKGTIKIKMDVYTAPATISGMDSLITSDSYDSVAFHRVVPNFVIQGGDVETGRGFGGPGYTVPTEGSAQHYFRGKAGVASSGVDTEGSQYFVMHTWAPHLNGSYTIYGEVISGMEVVDRITVGDTVIYAYWEE
- a CDS encoding dihydrofolate reductase family protein, with the translated sequence MKCSVYIAVSVDGYIARKDGSLDWLPGADPNEQSNTPAEDYGYHAFIQSVDALVMGRNTFEMIQSFGSWPYPMDVFVLTNRPLDKLPDGVTNIYAVQGSPSDVVEQIQQKGHQHLYIDGGDTIQQFLKANLISELILTKVPVLIGQGISLFGDSDLGKDIPLKHLSSQSYENGFVQSHYQIIST
- the rplU gene encoding 50S ribosomal protein L21 — protein: MYAIVQIGGHQYKVAENDVLFVDKQNTDDKTVTFDSVLLLKDEKGAVKIGTPVVEGASVTATIVDTVKADKVLVFKKKRRKGYQKLNGHRQVMSQIQIDAISASGSSKKAASKKAAPKKEEAEAKAETSDLKSLTVAELKALASERGLTGYSSMKKAELIEALS
- the lexA gene encoding transcriptional repressor LexA encodes the protein MDNAHLTRKQKEFFEYIVDYKKEYDVWPTYREIADHFGYRSPNSVTQNIQALLKKGYLIKRNDEEYDLPSEKKKTLLNESEEKDGIPIRGLIAAGYLQEAVEADLGSITMESLFPNLDKLFALRVSGFSMKDVNIYDGDLVLLMDDDVKNGDIGAVLYDGETSLKKIFWDQNGLRLEAANEDYDDIIVEPDVFEEVRIIGKYIGHINKQGFQRATAKVA